A region of Elusimicrobiota bacterium DNA encodes the following proteins:
- a CDS encoding beta-ketoacyl-[acyl-carrier-protein] synthase family protein produces the protein MRSAGTRAVVTGIGLVTPLGADRETSWRAIVGGRSAAGADGARAPLAEGKGLRAVALALRAAEEAWGDAQLKAVDPERLSCVVSSSKPLLGSGADWICEPPEAVPQAVARAIGAEGLVLNIASACATGAQSLLTAAGWIEEGRADVVLAGAAESALHPLYLGGFRNMGVLSNRGVVRPFDRGRDGFLVGEGAAVFVVESRDRARTRGARIYAEILGGDFSSDAHHATRFNSNGLRMAGCLERALARAKLGRRALDYVNAHGTATALNDTLETQALLSLFPDHAPPISSTKGATGHLLGATGAVEIAFSVLALRDQCLPPTLNLEDPETDRLDFVPNRSRPADLRRVASLSFGFGGTLAAVVLGLPA, from the coding sequence ATGAGGTCCGCTGGGACCCGGGCGGTGGTGACGGGGATCGGCCTCGTCACTCCCTTGGGCGCGGATCGCGAAACCAGTTGGCGCGCCATCGTCGGCGGACGTTCGGCTGCGGGAGCGGACGGGGCGCGGGCGCCCTTGGCGGAAGGGAAGGGCCTTCGGGCGGTGGCCCTGGCCCTGCGCGCGGCTGAGGAGGCTTGGGGGGACGCCCAGTTGAAGGCGGTGGATCCCGAGCGGTTGTCCTGCGTGGTCAGTTCCAGCAAACCTCTCCTGGGGTCGGGGGCCGATTGGATCTGCGAGCCGCCGGAGGCCGTTCCCCAGGCGGTGGCGCGCGCCATAGGAGCGGAGGGCCTTGTTTTGAACATCGCCTCCGCCTGTGCCACGGGGGCTCAATCCCTGTTGACGGCCGCCGGTTGGATTGAGGAGGGGCGGGCCGACGTCGTGTTGGCCGGCGCCGCCGAGAGCGCTCTCCATCCCCTTTATCTCGGCGGGTTTCGGAACATGGGCGTTTTGTCGAACCGGGGCGTCGTGAGGCCCTTCGATCGGGGCCGGGACGGTTTTTTGGTGGGCGAGGGGGCGGCGGTGTTCGTGGTCGAATCCCGAGACCGGGCCCGAACCCGGGGAGCGCGGATCTACGCGGAAATTTTGGGCGGCGATTTTTCATCGGACGCCCACCACGCCACGCGGTTTAATTCCAATGGTCTCCGCATGGCCGGTTGTCTCGAACGGGCCCTCGCCCGCGCGAAGCTGGGCCGACGGGCGTTGGATTACGTGAACGCCCACGGCACCGCCACGGCCCTGAACGACACCCTGGAAACCCAAGCGCTCCTTTCCCTTTTCCCGGACCACGCCCCGCCGATTTCCTCCACCAAGGGGGCCACGGGCCATCTTTTGGGCGCCACCGGGGCCGTCGAGATCGCTTTCAGCGTGTTGGCCTTGCGGGACCAATGTTTGCCGCCGACTCTGAATCTGGAAGACCCGGAAACCGATCGTTTGGATTTTGTTCCGAACCGTTCCCGCCCGGCGGACCTACGGCGAGTGGCGTCTCTGTCGTTCGGTTTCGGCGGGACCTTGGCCGCCGTCGTTTTAGGGCTCCCCGCGTGA
- a CDS encoding SDR family oxidoreductase: MARGDRYEPLGTLLLSPGGGPAHEPGEKRFHPEHFSILGVRGAVGCANYAAAKAGLLGLTKAAALELGRFNIRVNAILPGFHPTEMSDKIPPAQKDRVMAQHALGRSTDLDELTRFVLNLAETTTVSGQVFNVDSRGL, translated from the coding sequence ATGGCGCGAGGTGATCGATACGAACCTCTCGGGACCCTTCTTCTGTCTCCAGGCGGCGGCCCGGCACATGAGCCGGGAGAAAAACGGTTTCATCCTGAACATTTCTCGATCCTGGGCGTCCGGGGGGCGGTCGGGTGCGCGAACTACGCGGCGGCCAAGGCGGGGCTCTTGGGGCTCACCAAAGCGGCGGCGCTGGAACTGGGCCGTTTCAACATCCGGGTGAACGCGATTCTTCCCGGTTTCCACCCGACGGAAATGTCCGATAAAATTCCACCGGCGCAGAAAGACCGGGTCATGGCCCAACACGCCTTGGGGCGTTCCACCGATTTGGATGAACTCACGCGGTTCGTCCTGAATCTCGCGGAGACGACGACGGTTTCAGGCCAGGTTTTTAACGTGGATTCCCGCGGGTTATGA
- a CDS encoding SDR family NAD(P)-dependent oxidoreductase produces MNVLITGASRGIGRALALGFGRAGHSVGVNYKARHADAESVLAELQGMGARAELFQADVSDPLQAQALWTARFKSGAAWTDSSTTPASPGTGPS; encoded by the coding sequence ATGAACGTCTTGATCACGGGGGCCTCCCGCGGCATCGGCCGCGCCCTGGCCCTGGGCTTCGGGCGGGCGGGGCATTCCGTTGGGGTGAACTACAAGGCGCGCCACGCCGACGCGGAGTCGGTGTTGGCCGAACTGCAAGGGATGGGTGCCCGAGCGGAACTTTTTCAAGCGGACGTCTCCGATCCTCTGCAAGCCCAGGCCCTGTGGACGGCGCGGTTCAAAAGTGGGGCCGCTTGGACGGACTCATCAACAACGCCGGCGTCACCCGGGACCGGGCCCTCGTGA
- a CDS encoding PilZ domain-containing protein translates to MQEKAFSGSEDSEFHWTTEGIRREAGPVRPKPAISPLSSSDPEPPGSENRRFPRIDLKLPILYKILTEEPTVASVAAVPHLPTKTDNISPSGACLVLAERLPRGTVLALSIHLTDRGTISAVGRVVWAQSTETAHHFLIGLEFIVVYQKTRAKTEYLNAAVLKEILGP, encoded by the coding sequence ATGCAGGAAAAGGCGTTTTCCGGTTCAGAGGATTCCGAGTTCCATTGGACCACTGAGGGGATCCGGCGCGAGGCGGGCCCCGTCCGGCCCAAACCGGCCATCTCTCCTCTCTCTTCGTCGGATCCCGAACCGCCGGGGTCGGAGAATCGCCGGTTCCCCCGCATCGACCTCAAGCTTCCTATCCTTTACAAGATCCTCACGGAAGAGCCGACGGTCGCCTCCGTAGCGGCCGTTCCCCATCTCCCCACCAAGACCGACAACATCAGCCCGTCGGGAGCCTGTCTGGTTTTGGCGGAGAGGTTGCCGCGGGGAACCGTGTTGGCCCTTTCCATCCATTTGACGGATCGGGGAACCATTTCCGCCGTGGGGCGGGTCGTTTGGGCTCAATCCACTGAAACCGCGCACCATTTTCTGATCGGGTTGGAGTTCATCGTCGTCTATCAGAAAACCCGGGCCAAAACCGAATACCTGAACGCGGCCGTCCTAAAGGAAATCCTCGGGCCATGA
- a CDS encoding arginine--tRNA ligase: MKDIVRGLLASAAERWAATQSPSVPLGEALVEVPPANVPGDFASNWPLSLSKAARKAPRLVAQEILAQVEAGAVLEKAEVAGPGFLNFTMSGAWLLEELRVLLRRRGDYARREGLAGERILIEFVSANPNGPLHVGHGRGAALGDSLARIFRHLGYDVTTEYYINNVGNQMENLGASVMWRADALDPTYLSDEERSAYKAKKTEDLYKGEYLVDTARDILRRFPKGQERPHGISFFRDESLALVLNGIKGDLAAFGVGHDTWYPESRLFDEGRVDAALAELKRRGDLKEEEGALWFLSTKYGDDKDRVLKRQDERLTYFASDIAYHHEKFGRGFTRLIDIWGTDHHGYVPRVKAATQALGHNPDQLTILLYQLVSLVRGGKPVAMSTRTGEFVRLTEVVEEVGKDAARFFFALRSPNSQLEFDLDLAKRQASENPVFYVKYVHARCCSLFREAEKRGFGPSTGAAVDFRAPSALDPAERALLLRLASFPDVLDQCAKDLTPHHLTDYLLKLAGDFHRFYENCPVLNAPDDRRSLRLALVDGVRTLIHNGLSLLGVNAPTEM, from the coding sequence GTGAAAGACATCGTCCGCGGTCTGCTGGCCTCGGCCGCCGAACGATGGGCGGCCACCCAATCGCCATCCGTCCCCTTGGGAGAGGCCCTGGTCGAAGTTCCCCCCGCCAATGTGCCAGGAGACTTCGCCTCCAACTGGCCGCTCTCTCTGTCGAAGGCGGCCCGAAAAGCGCCCCGCCTGGTGGCCCAGGAAATTTTAGCTCAAGTGGAAGCCGGCGCTGTTTTGGAAAAAGCCGAAGTGGCCGGGCCCGGGTTTTTGAATTTCACCATGAGCGGCGCTTGGTTGTTGGAAGAACTTCGAGTTCTTCTGCGCCGCCGGGGCGACTACGCCCGTCGGGAAGGTCTCGCGGGAGAACGGATTTTGATCGAGTTCGTTTCCGCCAATCCGAACGGACCTCTTCACGTGGGCCACGGCCGGGGCGCCGCGTTGGGGGATTCCCTGGCGCGGATTTTCCGCCATCTGGGCTACGATGTCACCACGGAGTATTACATCAACAACGTGGGCAACCAAATGGAGAATTTGGGGGCCTCTGTCATGTGGCGGGCGGACGCTCTCGATCCGACTTACCTGAGCGATGAAGAACGGTCCGCCTATAAGGCGAAGAAAACCGAAGACCTTTATAAGGGCGAGTATTTGGTGGACACCGCCCGGGACATCCTGCGCCGTTTTCCGAAGGGGCAGGAGCGTCCCCATGGGATTTCGTTTTTCCGAGACGAGAGTTTGGCCCTGGTGTTGAACGGGATTAAGGGCGACCTGGCGGCCTTCGGCGTGGGCCACGATACCTGGTATCCCGAGTCGCGCCTATTTGATGAAGGCCGTGTCGACGCCGCCCTGGCGGAATTAAAACGGCGGGGGGATTTAAAGGAAGAGGAGGGAGCCCTTTGGTTTCTGTCGACGAAATACGGGGACGACAAGGACCGCGTGTTGAAACGCCAGGACGAGCGCCTCACCTATTTCGCTTCGGACATTGCCTATCACCACGAAAAATTCGGGCGGGGGTTCACCCGGTTGATCGATATCTGGGGAACCGATCACCACGGCTACGTGCCCCGGGTGAAAGCCGCCACTCAAGCCCTGGGCCACAATCCGGACCAACTGACCATCCTCCTCTACCAACTGGTGAGTTTGGTTCGGGGGGGGAAACCCGTGGCGATGTCGACCCGGACCGGCGAGTTCGTGAGGCTTACCGAAGTGGTGGAGGAGGTGGGCAAAGATGCGGCGCGGTTTTTCTTCGCCCTCCGGAGCCCCAACAGCCAATTGGAATTCGATTTGGACCTGGCGAAAAGGCAAGCGTCGGAAAATCCCGTGTTTTATGTGAAGTATGTGCACGCCCGGTGCTGTTCTCTTTTCCGTGAGGCGGAGAAACGCGGCTTTGGGCCGTCCACCGGGGCGGCGGTCGATTTCCGCGCTCCTTCGGCGCTGGACCCCGCGGAAAGGGCCCTGCTCCTTCGGTTGGCGTCTTTTCCCGATGTCCTGGACCAATGCGCCAAAGACCTAACCCCGCACCACTTGACGGATTATCTTTTAAAACTCGCCGGGGATTTTCACCGTTTCTACGAAAACTGCCCCGTCTTGAACGCTCCCGACGACCGACGTTCGCTGCGCTTGGCTTTGGTCGACGGCGTCCGCACCCTCATCCACAACGGTCTCTCCCTCCTCGGCGTCAACGCGCCGACAGAAATGTAG
- a CDS encoding RsfS/YbeB/iojap family protein, translating into MKTPSFAMVARAAARAADDKKARDVKLFDVRRSSTLADYFVLATVDSGPSPRLSRRKSSSK; encoded by the coding sequence GTGAAAACACCCTCTTTCGCCATGGTGGCCCGCGCCGCCGCGCGGGCCGCGGACGATAAAAAAGCCCGCGACGTCAAACTTTTCGACGTGCGCCGTTCCTCCACCTTGGCCGATTATTTTGTTTTGGCGACGGTGGATTCCGGCCCCAGTCCTCGGCTGTCGCGAAGGAAATCGAGCTCCAAGTGA
- a CDS encoding cyclic nucleotide-binding domain-containing protein, with translation MISLERLAALPSFQSLPVDLRRKLAKRLREESFAAGQTVFSEGDAGDALYFLAEGRVAIQKVLNREQGLFKTLSVMGPGDFFGEMSLLEKTPRWASAVTLAPTVLLSLSAKELGAWLSADAPVPLRLVLPFVESLNARLRQTSREMILFFDVGSVLSLNLESSVLAGRLTDVLARGFDEPVSAGFFLWNEFAGEYDMVASAGSWADKFKGPRPPADPLFQWMEEKGECALVANWPADDRFNDAARGLWPPFKSLLAAPVLGDRLAVGHVVFGFEREADYFTPTHRRILAGVVNVVSPAFDSAHLRVEKRSRERLARARQSAVDF, from the coding sequence ATGATTTCCTTGGAACGCCTGGCGGCCCTTCCGTCGTTTCAGTCCCTTCCGGTGGATCTTCGTCGGAAATTGGCCAAAAGGTTGAGGGAGGAGTCCTTCGCGGCTGGGCAGACGGTGTTTTCTGAGGGGGACGCGGGCGACGCCCTTTATTTCCTGGCGGAGGGGCGGGTGGCGATTCAGAAGGTTCTCAATCGGGAACAGGGGCTTTTTAAGACACTCTCGGTCATGGGCCCCGGCGATTTTTTCGGGGAGATGTCGCTGTTGGAGAAAACACCGCGATGGGCCTCCGCCGTCACGCTGGCGCCCACGGTTCTCCTCTCGCTCTCGGCGAAGGAACTCGGGGCCTGGCTGTCGGCGGACGCGCCCGTGCCTTTGCGTCTGGTTCTCCCGTTCGTGGAATCGCTGAACGCGCGGCTCCGCCAGACGTCCCGTGAAATGATTTTGTTTTTCGATGTGGGGAGCGTGTTGTCTCTCAACCTGGAATCCTCCGTTTTGGCGGGGCGATTGACGGACGTTCTCGCGAGGGGTTTCGATGAGCCGGTCAGCGCGGGTTTCTTTTTGTGGAACGAGTTCGCCGGAGAATACGATATGGTGGCGAGCGCGGGGTCCTGGGCGGATAAGTTCAAGGGCCCCCGGCCTCCCGCCGACCCTCTCTTTCAGTGGATGGAGGAAAAGGGGGAATGCGCCCTGGTCGCGAACTGGCCGGCCGACGATCGGTTTAATGACGCCGCCCGGGGACTGTGGCCTCCGTTTAAGTCCCTCCTCGCCGCGCCCGTCCTGGGCGATCGGCTGGCGGTGGGGCACGTGGTTTTCGGCTTCGAAAGGGAGGCGGACTATTTCACCCCCACGCACCGGCGGATCTTGGCGGGGGTTGTGAACGTGGTTTCCCCGGCCTTCGACAGCGCCCACCTGCGGGTCGAAAAACGTTCCCGGGAGCGGTTGGCCCGGGCGCGGCAAAGCGCCGTTGATTTTTAA
- a CDS encoding type IV pilus twitching motility protein PilT, whose protein sequence is MTIQELLKAVHDRGGSDLHLKAGRPPMIRLHGEILPVEGEKPLEIDDLTSYVYAVINSQQRSTLERDRELDFSFYLRGVARFRGNAFFQKGAVGAVFRLIPAEIPSIDSLGLAPILKELVTRRQGFFLVTGPTGSGKTTTLAALINHINSTQRVHIMTLEDPIEYVFEDKLSVINQREIGTDTHDFAQGLRRALRQDPDVILIGELRDPETMTTAMNAAETGHLVFGTLHTNDAKQSIDRIIDTFPPEQQNQIRMQLAKCLLGVVAQRLIRRVGGEGRLALQEIMINTSTVQKLIEDNKIGAIGKAIEDSAEYYKMQSFNQALLGLIARNAVTVEEALSYSPNPNDLRIRLQTEGIVGTSSAGPTPPGLRGAGGRP, encoded by the coding sequence TTGACCATCCAGGAACTTCTGAAAGCCGTCCATGATCGCGGCGGCAGCGACCTTCACCTGAAGGCCGGCCGCCCGCCCATGATCCGATTGCATGGGGAGATCCTTCCCGTGGAAGGCGAAAAACCGCTTGAAATCGACGACCTGACCTCCTACGTTTACGCGGTCATCAATTCCCAGCAACGAAGCACACTGGAAAGGGACCGCGAATTGGATTTCTCTTTTTATCTCCGGGGCGTGGCGCGCTTCCGCGGCAACGCTTTTTTCCAAAAGGGGGCGGTGGGGGCCGTTTTCCGGTTGATTCCCGCCGAGATTCCTTCGATCGACAGCCTGGGATTGGCCCCGATTTTAAAAGAACTCGTCACCCGCCGGCAAGGGTTCTTCCTGGTCACGGGTCCCACGGGTTCCGGCAAGACCACCACCCTGGCCGCCCTCATCAACCACATTAACAGCACCCAGCGGGTCCACATTATGACCTTGGAAGACCCCATCGAGTACGTTTTTGAAGACAAATTGTCCGTCATCAATCAACGGGAAATCGGCACCGACACCCACGATTTCGCCCAGGGCCTTCGGCGGGCCCTGCGCCAGGACCCGGACGTCATCTTGATCGGGGAACTGCGGGATCCGGAGACCATGACCACCGCCATGAACGCCGCTGAAACCGGCCATCTGGTTTTCGGCACTCTCCACACCAACGATGCCAAACAATCCATCGATCGCATCATCGATACGTTCCCACCAGAGCAGCAGAACCAAATCCGCATGCAATTGGCCAAGTGTCTCCTGGGGGTCGTGGCCCAACGGCTCATTCGGCGGGTCGGCGGCGAAGGACGGCTGGCGCTCCAGGAAATCATGATCAACACCTCGACGGTGCAAAAACTGATCGAAGACAACAAAATCGGCGCCATTGGAAAAGCCATCGAGGATTCGGCGGAGTATTACAAGATGCAGTCCTTCAATCAGGCCCTCCTGGGTCTGATCGCCCGGAACGCCGTGACGGTCGAAGAGGCCCTGTCCTATTCCCCGAACCCGAACGATTTGAGGATCCGGCTTCAGACGGAGGGGATCGTGGGGACGTCTTCTGCCGGACCGACTCCCCCGGGCCTGCGGGGGGCGGGAGGACGTCCATGA
- a CDS encoding type IV pilus twitching motility protein PilT: MIDILRAAVKQGASDVHLLIGRPPMTRLNGEVQELAEFPPLSAEESKRIVYSILYEEQKQRFEEELELDCSFAISGLARFRVNVLLQMNGIECVIRVISSKIPTPDDIKLTDAVLEFANLPRGLVLVTGATGAGKSTTLACLIELINQARRQHVLTIEDPIEFVYEPKRCIIRQREVGASTRSFQEALKHALRQDPDVLLIGEMRDMETISLALTAAETGHLCFATLHTTDAAQTVDRIIDVFPPHQQQQVRVQLSTVLKGVVCQTLLPTADGTGRVAAREIMVVTPAIANLIREGKTHMVYNAIETGSKFGMVPLDRAMADLVNTGAVSFDDALAKSSDPEKIRELTGRATGGRGSSRTPVY; encoded by the coding sequence ATGATCGACATTTTACGCGCCGCGGTGAAACAAGGCGCCTCCGATGTTCATTTGCTGATCGGCCGCCCGCCCATGACCCGGCTGAACGGGGAGGTTCAAGAATTGGCGGAGTTCCCGCCGCTCTCAGCGGAAGAGTCCAAGCGGATCGTCTATTCCATTCTTTACGAGGAACAGAAACAACGGTTCGAGGAGGAGCTGGAACTGGATTGTTCCTTCGCCATTTCCGGCCTCGCCCGCTTCCGCGTGAACGTTCTCCTTCAAATGAACGGCATCGAATGCGTGATCCGGGTGATCTCCTCAAAGATCCCGACGCCGGACGACATTAAACTGACCGACGCCGTCTTGGAGTTCGCCAACCTCCCGAGAGGCCTGGTCCTGGTGACCGGCGCCACCGGGGCCGGCAAGTCCACGACCCTCGCCTGCCTGATCGAACTTATCAACCAGGCCCGCCGCCAGCATGTTTTGACGATCGAAGACCCCATCGAATTTGTCTACGAACCCAAACGGTGCATCATCCGCCAAAGGGAGGTCGGGGCCTCCACCCGGAGTTTTCAAGAAGCGTTGAAGCACGCCCTTCGGCAAGATCCCGACGTCCTTTTGATCGGGGAAATGCGGGACATGGAAACCATTTCCCTGGCCCTGACCGCCGCGGAAACCGGCCATCTCTGCTTCGCCACCCTGCACACCACCGACGCCGCCCAAACCGTGGACCGTATCATCGACGTGTTTCCGCCCCACCAGCAACAACAGGTCCGGGTTCAACTGTCGACGGTGTTGAAGGGTGTGGTTTGCCAGACCCTCCTCCCCACCGCGGACGGCACCGGACGCGTGGCCGCCCGGGAGATCATGGTGGTCACGCCGGCCATCGCCAATTTGATCCGCGAGGGAAAAACCCACATGGTCTACAACGCCATCGAGACCGGTTCCAAGTTCGGCATGGTCCCGCTGGACCGGGCCATGGCGGATCTGGTGAACACCGGCGCCGTTTCGTTCGACGATGCGCTGGCCAAGTCCTCCGACCCCGAGAAAATCAGGGAATTGACCGGTCGTGCGACGGGCGGTCGCGGTTCCTCCCGCACCCCGGTCTACTGA
- a CDS encoding LCP family protein, translating into MTVSPGVAWLRGLAGAGVAVVLLLCLVATRSPVARAIRRGEPISGAVIGTDLAEHAPHSDTLMVWLYRPSEGQLDVLSIPRDTRVDLPGYRFRRINEVFAYHYAQGRDPDAASLQVCRAVGQLLARAGAALEPSYYVQVDFDGFRRVIDRLGGVVVSVDEPMDYDDAAGNFHVHLATGVATLKGQDALGFVRFRGRSGDRGRILRQMEFVRALSKRLASPGILWRGPRATVEAWRAVRTNLPFWDLVFLSVEARRMTSQRVNTVLLPGRPRGATWEMDVERASFVLSRLGIARGGPTEIAPPDPGPVMEAGGEEEDAGGPSSPEVSAGPVTVKVWNASGRLGLAIAVTRRLRGAGFDVVEWGNYNGHQKKSRVIDRSGRFEQARRVAEALGLVSLYSDADPALRTDVEVLLGEDFRSTDVR; encoded by the coding sequence GTGACGGTTTCCCCCGGCGTGGCTTGGCTTCGCGGCCTGGCGGGGGCCGGCGTGGCGGTGGTTTTGCTCCTGTGCCTGGTGGCCACCCGCTCGCCCGTGGCCCGGGCCATTCGGCGGGGAGAGCCGATCTCCGGCGCGGTGATCGGGACCGATCTGGCGGAACACGCGCCGCACTCCGACACGCTGATGGTTTGGCTCTATCGTCCGTCGGAAGGACAGTTGGACGTTCTTTCTATCCCCCGGGACACGCGGGTGGACTTGCCAGGATACCGTTTTCGACGTATAAATGAGGTGTTCGCTTACCATTACGCCCAGGGGCGGGATCCGGACGCGGCGTCCCTCCAGGTGTGTCGGGCAGTGGGGCAACTTCTGGCCCGGGCCGGGGCGGCGTTGGAACCCAGCTATTACGTGCAGGTCGACTTTGACGGGTTCCGCCGGGTGATCGATCGGTTGGGCGGGGTCGTGGTCTCGGTGGACGAGCCCATGGATTACGACGACGCCGCGGGAAATTTTCACGTGCACCTGGCCACCGGCGTCGCCACGCTGAAAGGCCAGGACGCCTTGGGTTTCGTGCGGTTCCGCGGTCGGAGCGGCGACCGGGGACGGATTTTGCGGCAGATGGAATTTGTCCGGGCCCTTTCGAAACGGCTGGCTTCTCCCGGGATCCTCTGGCGAGGGCCTCGGGCGACGGTGGAGGCGTGGCGGGCGGTGCGGACCAACCTGCCGTTTTGGGACTTGGTCTTTCTCTCGGTGGAAGCCCGGCGGATGACGTCCCAGCGGGTCAACACGGTGCTTCTTCCGGGGCGGCCCCGGGGCGCCACCTGGGAGATGGACGTGGAGCGGGCTTCCTTTGTCCTGTCCCGTTTGGGCATCGCCCGGGGAGGGCCCACGGAGATCGCGCCGCCGGATCCAGGTCCCGTGATGGAGGCGGGCGGCGAAGAGGAGGACGCGGGGGGGCCGTCTTCCCCGGAGGTATCCGCCGGGCCGGTGACGGTGAAAGTGTGGAACGCATCCGGGCGGCTGGGTTTGGCCATCGCGGTGACGCGGCGCCTGCGCGGAGCGGGGTTTGACGTCGTGGAGTGGGGTAATTATAATGGGCACCAAAAGAAAAGCCGCGTGATCGACCGTTCGGGGCGCTTCGAACAGGCGCGCCGGGTGGCCGAGGCTCTGGGGTTGGTCTCGCTTTATTCGGATGCGGATCCGGCCTTGCGCACGGATGTGGAAGTCTTGCTGGGTGAGGATTTTAGATCAACGGACGTTCGCTAA
- the yqeK gene encoding bis(5'-nucleosyl)-tetraphosphatase (symmetrical) YqeK: protein MSAPRLRHSLSVARWAGELARLHGADPDQAVRAGLLHDWAKEWSPARLRGYVRKHGVSVPGLNLILEHRREGLLHGYVSAHRAGRRGWAGAPATRAAMARHTLGHGRMTLLDKILYVADFSSPDRRTPESVRVRRLARRDLEGALRAAAGYKIQWVVRRGGFLHPATVAMWNALAKSRA, encoded by the coding sequence TTGTCCGCTCCCCGCCTGCGGCATTCTTTATCGGTGGCGCGCTGGGCCGGCGAGTTGGCCCGTCTCCATGGGGCGGATCCGGATCAGGCCGTCCGGGCGGGACTTCTACACGATTGGGCGAAGGAGTGGTCTCCCGCGCGATTGCGGGGCTACGTCCGGAAACACGGGGTTTCCGTTCCCGGGTTGAATCTCATTTTAGAACACCGACGGGAAGGGCTCCTGCACGGGTATGTGTCGGCCCATCGGGCGGGCCGGCGGGGCTGGGCCGGGGCGCCCGCGACGCGGGCCGCCATGGCGCGGCACACCCTGGGACACGGGCGGATGACTCTCCTGGACAAGATCCTTTACGTCGCCGATTTTTCTTCCCCGGACCGCCGAACCCCCGAATCCGTCCGTGTTCGTCGGTTGGCGAGGCGGGACCTCGAGGGAGCCCTGCGCGCGGCGGCGGGGTACAAAATTCAATGGGTGGTGCGGCGCGGTGGGTTCCTCCATCCGGCCACGGTGGCGATGTGGAACGCGTTGGCGAAGAGCCGAGCGTGA
- the nadD gene encoding nicotinate (nicotinamide) nucleotide adenylyltransferase — MPERKVKRRGVLPAFGFFGGSFDPLQKGHIALALAALRERRLGRVYLVPAARSPLKKGGTRASAQDRAAMVRAGIRGRRGLALGSWELNRPGPSYTFQTLRRLRRVFPGRRWELILGEDSWRNFRRWRRWREIAGRYPLIVGKRAGPGPTRGPAGAFFLRARLPAVSSTDVRHSLGAGRSAVRGVPGPVLEYIKRKGLYR, encoded by the coding sequence TTGCCTGAGCGAAAGGTGAAACGTCGGGGCGTTCTTCCCGCTTTTGGGTTTTTCGGCGGGTCTTTCGATCCTCTGCAGAAGGGGCATATCGCCTTGGCGTTGGCCGCGCTTCGGGAGCGGCGGCTGGGCCGGGTGTATTTGGTCCCGGCCGCGCGGTCGCCCCTGAAAAAGGGGGGAACCCGCGCCTCGGCCCAGGATCGCGCGGCCATGGTTCGCGCGGGGATTCGGGGTCGGCGCGGGCTGGCGCTGGGATCTTGGGAGTTGAACCGTCCGGGACCGTCCTACACGTTCCAAACATTGCGGCGCCTCCGGCGGGTGTTTCCCGGGCGGCGGTGGGAACTGATTTTAGGCGAGGATTCCTGGCGGAATTTTCGCCGGTGGCGGCGCTGGCGGGAAATCGCCGGCCGCTATCCCTTGATTGTCGGAAAGCGGGCCGGTCCGGGGCCGACCCGGGGACCGGCGGGGGCCTTTTTCCTCCGGGCGCGGCTTCCAGCGGTTTCCTCCACGGACGTCCGTCACTCCCTTGGCGCCGGTCGTTCCGCCGTTCGCGGGGTGCCCGGGCCCGTGTTGGAATACATCAAAAGGAAAGGCCTTTACCGTTGA